The Colletes latitarsis isolate SP2378_abdomen chromosome 1, iyColLati1, whole genome shotgun sequence genomic interval CATCAAAGTTACCTGTTTGCACTTTTCTGCTTTGTCCTACAATTAGAAATGTATAAATCATTGTTAAGACGATAAGTAACCATGTCTTTTATCTGTTATATATAGTGTTACAACAAATAATAAATTACCTGAAATCCTTTAGGTCGTCTTGGCCTTCGACAACAAAGACATCCAACTAAAGTAAATGCTGTAGCAGTCACGCTTAAAAGTCCAATTGTATATTGTATCCAATATCGTTCCCATTTTGATGATGTATAGATGTATGGAAAATCTATTACAAATGAAATAACCTCTCATTTGTTATATGctactaaaatacacgttgaaACACAGTTAACATACCTGTTCGTATTGAAGACGATACAGGATAAGCGGTAAGTGTCGGTAGACCCGCCCAAAACAGCCAACATATCCAGCATAATATAATATCCAACATCGCGCATTGAAGCTCTTTAATGATGATCACAATCCATTTAAGTCATTCTTAAAAATTGAGGGCTCCTCAAGACGGTGTGTAATTGTAAAAACAGAATGTTTTATTAAGTCGTTAGATGTTCCAATTTTACGACATACATATCACAACTTTCcgtaatttcatatttttatatctACACTTTATTGGAAACTAGCTTCGGTCGTACGGAATGTTGTTGAATGACTCCGTCACAGCAATTATAAAATGTTGCAATAGTATGTAAAACAGAAATACACGTTTCTTAGGGAAACCACCTGGGCCAAGCATGATACGTATCGTGAAACGGATACAATACAATCGGCCACGGTCCGGTTAAAAGGTAGGTGTAAAATCACCACGCTTGCCAAACCCAGTTCTATTCTTGCCCCTCTATTCTCTCTGTTGCTCTCTTTCTACTTCCAATACACTAAATGCATTCACACACGTACATACACACACATATACCCTGGCTAGACGATCGCTCCAGTCTGTGACATTTTGATTAGCGCCACATCATATGCATTTAACTATAGAGTTGACTGAAAAGTGCAGTTGAATACactgtttttaaaataaatacattagataaacgattaagtaaattttcgcattttttgccataTTTGTAGAATAATGTGTAATATAGAGAATCTGTCTGCAGGAAATTGATTTAATAATAGTtaaatgaaatagaaataattattattttccagAATTAACAATTTTACGAAAAAACTGCGGTGTCCATGATTACAATCAGATATAATTAAtgagatattttttaaatctgcGTTTCATAAgataatgattataatttagtcTACCTAATAAGTGTCATACGGTAATAAATGTATAGTAAATACGTCAAGGAAACAAAAAATAATACTAGCAGATGTGATCGTTAATCTTTAAATTACCagatattaaaatttatgtaGAATAGAATGtcacttatttattttttaaacgaatttatttaattaaaataacaatTAATGTGTACTTGGTGAAAGAAATATAACGAAGTCGTAAAATAGTAAGGGTGACGACGTTAACGCACTTTAATGTTGGGTGTAGAAACTCAGGGACGTGActgtatacttattggccactaTCCTACGGAAAGCTTGAGCAAAAGCAAACACAggttagatataggttagacCTATCTGGCATTTTATACAAACTGGTGTCACGCAACTGATGTATGTACAAACTTTGTGAAAAATCAGTGGTTTTGTGGTGTATTTTACATATAATGAGACTCTGTATTTAACCTAATCATCGAAGTTGTAAAATATAACAAACGTACATCGGCGAAATATTATAATGTAATATGCTCGGATAATTTCATGTGTTTTACCTCGGATAACTACAATAAAAACATCCTTACtacgatttatgttttttttagCTAGAGTGGATAATAGCTGTGAAAACAAAATCCTGTTGAGTGACATAAAAGCGTGACTTAAAACCACGCGTGTTCGATGTAACAACTACGTAAACAAAAATCTTTTATATTACTTATTATATCTTCATGAAAGATATAACAAGCGTTTTCCGTTTTTCTAAAAAACTTTCAACTACATATATGTAGTCGAAATTAATCAAAATAAAATCATGTTTagattcattttcatcagaaaaaCTTTACTtatctataatataaaatatatacagggtgtttggccacacctaagaaaaattttaatgagagattctggaagccaaaataagacgaaaatcgagaatattaatttcttgattgaggcttcgttaaaaagttattaacaaattaaattaaaaaatttcaaatcgttctggacaaattattttcggttgcgggggtcaattacaatcattttttgtgaatagacatactgcgTGCGTGTAATAGGTCACGACAGGTCAATCCTAATGGTTcttactcagcatgagaaactctatttaccgacgtatcgacagtcttaTAGTTTTCTGAGTAAGAACCACTAGGACTGACTTGTCACGATCTATCGCGCACCCACAGCTGTTCGCAAATTACCGTTCTacagatggaactttaaacattaataactttttaatgaaacctcaattaagaaattagtattcttcattttcgtcttactttggcctctagaatctgccattaaatatttaataaattttttccgAATAGATGCCGAACACTCTGTGTGTGTCACTGCATTCTCTTTCTCTTGACGAACTTCAAATTGTTTCATAGCTGAAACAGTAGATGGTGCTACTGTAGCAGTAAAATGTAGTATTTCCAAAGGACACATGAAACCAGTTAGTGGTTTAAAAGAAAGTGGTttgtctttaaaaaaaaatgttcccAAATTtgacgcaattttcacatatacGCGTTAAAAATAGTTTACTAAAGTGTCCTGATCGTATAAAAACAAGTATCATGTAGGTCCCAATTAAGTTGttgcaaaaaattatttaaacgttATTGGTAAAAAGAAGAAGTAAAAGAGCGAAGAAAGTTGAAATAATTGTTGAAACAGAATGTCAGTATCGGAACCGTAGAAACTGAGCGCTAAATGAATTATCTGAAACAAACTTCACCACCGTATTTTTACAACTTGTTATATCAAATTTAACGATGTCAGGGctgaaaaatcagctgatgcatATAAAGCTGTGTATCCAGTAGCCGTGCAACCACGGACACTTGACGCGATACACGTGCATGTATGTACATACACATAGTCGGAGCGAGGAAGAAACAGTGAGAATATATGTATAGGATACATTTAGCATTTGCACAGAGTGCCTTACGATTGCATAACCAGTGAATATATGGCTAATACAGATActctattaaataataatagtagatTTAAATCTATTATTGCATAATATGTCCAGTTAAGAACCCAATAAAAATAGTTTATGTGTAATGTACTGaaggtattttacaggatttggTCAAGTTTTCTTATGAAAATAACTAATAGCTCTGTAGATTCAATCACTTGTTGATACGTTTATCAACCAATCTATACACGTCTTATACGTataaagggtgttcggtcacccctgggaaaaattttaatgagagattctaaaggctaaaataagacaatcatcaagaataccaatttgttgattaagatttcgttaaaaagttattaacgtttaaaattccgcctgtaATACGGCAATCACCGACAACTGCGTGCAAGcgacagtggttctcactcagtatgagaaactctacctactgacgtatcgacagcctcacagttttgtgagtgagaaccactagggcTGACCTGCCTCATCCTATCGCCCTCACGCAGTTgtttgcagattgccgttctacaggcggagctttaaatgttaataactttttaacgaagcctcaatcaacaaattggtattcttgattttcgtcttattttggcctttagaatttcccattaaaatttttcccagggttgaccgaacaccctgtatacattaaATATGTACAAGTCGTCACAAACTCGACTAAATCATAACAATTTTAACTTCTAAAAACCTATGATCAACCCATGTCAAATCACCTTATTTATCTAGAAGcaaaaagaataataatttatttatttgtacgttttatattatacaagaaataaataatacattatGCGTTATATTGCATAACAAGCAATATTTTTCCATAAAGAATTATTATCCTATGCGAATGAAACTTTAATAATGTAATAAGTTAAACTTTAGCAACGTATCTGATAAAAAACACACTAATGCTTTCTTTACTTCTCAATTTGTAAAAAAATGCAATTTATAGTTTGTTAGTCAACATTACAATCAAAATATTAGaatttgaaattattaatttaaaacaaaatatattaatagTCACATATTTTACAATTGTAATATTTCATGTATGTATCGTAGCAATAATGGACAATAAATaggtattatttaatatattttaaaagtaATTAACATTTAGTGTATATGAAAAAATCTTTTAATAAGggatataattatttattatttaaagtaCTGATAATAAAAGCGATACGTACAAGTGGTCCCATGGTGTAATGGTTAGCACTCTGGACTTTGAATCCAGCGATCCGAGTTCAAATCTCGGTGGGACCtgaatagttttttttttactaaaatttaaGACTTGAGCATTATCGTAACACAAATAATTTAGAAAATGTTACACTAAACATGTTAAAacatttgaaaataaattcaaacagTAAATTATAACAATTGCGGACATCCACTATGTAATTTACGAAACATGTTCTTTTGAAGAAGTATTTATAAATCTTAtgatataataattaaatattaacaatGAAGTCATTGCTATTAATAATTCAGTTTATTCATTAAACTTTTATACTGTTTTGAAATCTATCTATATAGTACTGTTGAGTATAtgcatttatatttataaattacaattaaattaaGAGGGCGTTGCTATCGGTTGTCACGTGTCAATTTGACACTGTCAAATCCAGTCTCTCGATTTGTACAATTCGACAGCTGGTTCATAACctctatttatataaataacttAAGTACAAACgacattttaattttgatattaaaattaatacaaattaGGGAAACAATTGTGAATTATGAAAATTGCACGTTGTATGTAAAacgtatattataaataaaaaaatattctccaAGTTTAATGTTGTTTGTAAAGATAACAACATATGAGTATAAATTAGTGTAGTTTTAATAACGTTATAAGTGAAAATTGCAATTATGAATGAGAAGTGTGACTCTGTTGTGATAGTTAAAGCAAAATCACTTCGCAAAATATTTAAAGCTCCAgttaaagtaaataaaattccAGAAGCAATTTTAAATGATCCACTACTAAATGCAGCTATTGCTGCATTACCTTCTAATTACAATTTTGAAATCCATAAATCAGTATGGAGGATCAAAGAGGCACAAGCTAATCGAGTTGCATTACAAATGCCTGAAGGACTTTTAATGTATGCTACAACTATAGCCGATATTATAGAAGATTTTACAGGTGCAGAAACAGTTATAATGGCAGATGTAACTTATGGTGAGGAACTGTAATGTAATATGGAAtttagacaattttttgtttatatGTAATATACAGTCTATTGAAGATTTTAATGGCTAAACTTTATCAGATTtaagtaaaagaaataaatgttaCATAAATATATGTTATTTAGAGTtttattcaaaagttatgatagaAATGAAATAGTAGTAAATACTCAGATAGTAAATATTTATGAACTTACATTAAGATAGACTAAGTGTAAATATTGtcattatattttcatattgTATCacagtattattatttcattctAATGTCATATTtgtatcataacttttgaataaaACTTTGAATAACATTTGTCTACATAacatctttttcttatttttacctaAAGAATATGCTGACAAAATTTGAGTGTTAAAATCTGGTACAGCCTGTATATTTATGATTGTAAAATGtgcaaattatttaatataatcaAAGTATAATTATTGGATGAATATTAATAGATATTATATTGTTATATGCAGGAGCATGTTGTATAGATGATTATAGTGCAAAAGCATTAGATGCAGATTTTTTGATCCATTATGGACATTCTTGTTTAATACCTATTGATCAAACAGTTGGCATCAAAGTACTTTATGTAtttgttaatataaaaattgattCATCACATTGCATTGAGTGTTTACAAGCTACGCTACCTGTTACTAAAAAAATAGCTCTTGTAAGTACTATCCAATTTGCTGGTACATTACAAGTAATTGCGTTAGAAATGAAGAAAAGTGGATATGATGTGTCTACTCCACAAAGTAAACCATTAAGTCCTGGGGaggtatttatattaatttattctattaaaatgaaataaactaTAATTCAATTTTGAACAACATAATAAAGGACATTTATACTTTTTACATAGATTTTAGGCTGCACAGCACCACAAATTCGATGTGCTGATGCAATTATTTATGTGGGAGATGGTCGATTTCATTTAGAAGCTGCAATGATTGCTAATCCAAAATTACAAGCATTCCGATATGATCCCTATGAGAAAAAACTAACCGAAGAATTTTATAACCatgaaaaaatgttaaataataGATTAATGGCTATTAAACATGCAAAAGAAACTGATAGGTTTGGACTAATACTTGGTACTTTGGGAAGACAAGGAAAtatcaatgttttaaaaaatttggaaaataaaattaaatcactAGGAAAGGAAAATGTTATTATATTACTCTCAGAAATATTTCCAGATAAAATTAAACTATTTAAGGGTGTTGATGCCTTTATACAGGTAATATAAATTTATCTTTACAATCCTTTATTTTTTGGCAATAAACATTACTATatcatattgaaaaataaaaataaaaaattatgaaaataggTTGCATGTCCACGATTAAGTATAGATTGGGGTACAGCTTTTGATAAACCATTCCTTACACCATATGAGGGAGCTGTTACTTTAAACATGGTAAACTTTAACACTGATAAACCGTATCCTATGGACTTCTATGCTTCAGCTAGCCTTGGATCATGGACTCCTAACCATAAGGAATCTGATTTAGAAAAACAGACTAATACTTGTTGTGGTAAATGTAAAGATAAAACATGACAATAAAAATTGATATGTAATATTgttgcaaaattttgtatttaaaaggTCTTAAAATTTGACCCATTTTACTTATTATTTCCACTTTATAACTAAACAAATATGGAAATCCCGTTATTCGACTAGAAATGTAAATTTTTCTGTTTGTTTATTATAGTTGAATACATTTccaataataaatttcaaaatgtttttaaattgttttaagAATATTGTTAGTTCGTacgaatatttaatttaatttagtgAAAATAgaagtaaatatttattttttaacgtaTTTCGGTTTACATATGATCAAACTTAATCGTTTCAATTTAATCGTGAGTAATAGACGCGTACCATTTACTTTAGATATTTCTGCTGCCCTGATCGGGGGGGTAGTGTGATTATAGAAAGATAGAAGGAACCGCGTGGGCGAATTACGTCATACGCCCACCTGTAGCCGCGCATACGTACAAAGCTTCGTATGTGTTGTATAATAGGTGTGCGTTAAAAACGTAATTCTTATATCgcttaaatttttttatattaaaatatatatattaacgAATTCATATTTAATGCGTATACATTTTATTGCACGTAATGTTATAATTTTTTCAACCGATCATGAATAATGGACTACAATTTCatagaatattataaatatttcaatttgatgaacaatatatttcaatcgaaATTGTGCTAAACATGTAGAGTTCTTCAATAGAAATATTATGCTATAAAATAATGTTAATAAACCATCGTAgaaaaattattaagaaaagGTCACAGGGTAGATCGCATAGTTCCCGGGGGTGGAAGGCTGTTTCGGCCGCACCCCGGCGTCACGATGTCAGTCGTCGTTCCAACGTGGCTCAACAAGTACACGCGGTATCGTGCAGATAgttcaaatattcgaaaatgtatcataccatataagttattattactttattttattCACAAATACATCGAAGAAGAACCCAACGAAAATTtgcgaattaaaaatattaaagaattgGAATATATTATTGAATTTACTTCATTTCTTTATTGATCATCAGCAGTAaacattatattaataaattgtaaGTATTACCACAttcatttaatattttctaatttaagttgttttttatgttatttaaccttatatattatattatagataTTTGTTATTTTGTGTCCATGTATTTACTTTGAAACACTGTTTACAATGCCCAATTATTTCACCATCTATTATGTacaatatattaatttattagttcaattaaataaattgatcatgaaaacaaaaacaaatgaaaaattaactagcaataatgtaattttatttagtaatattaattatttttaaaaggaaTATTTTCAAATGAGATCCAAAGTAATGAACAGTGATAATTGGGAGGAAAAATGGCCAAAACAACAATCACAAGCTAGAAAAACAGTACAATCAAGTAGAAAGAGGGCTGAAAAGTCAGGTTTAAAATTATCGAAACCATCTAGAGGATCTACACCTAGAGAAAGAACTCTTAGAAGATTGGAAAGTAATGAAAGAGAAAGAATGAGAATGCATAGTTTAAATGATGCTTTTCAGGTAAAAatatgtttaatactttttatgTAGAGTATTTACTTCTAAGAAAGTTTAAAGTATTATACTTTGTAGTCTTTACGTGAAGTAATTCCACATGTAACCAAAGAAAGACGACTTTCAAAAATTGAAACCTTAACTT includes:
- the Dph1 gene encoding diphthamide biosynthesis 1 — its product is MNEKCDSVVIVKAKSLRKIFKAPVKVNKIPEAILNDPLLNAAIAALPSNYNFEIHKSVWRIKEAQANRVALQMPEGLLMYATTIADIIEDFTGAETVIMADVTYGACCIDDYSAKALDADFLIHYGHSCLIPIDQTVGIKVLYVFVNIKIDSSHCIECLQATLPVTKKIALVSTIQFAGTLQVIALEMKKSGYDVSTPQSKPLSPGEILGCTAPQIRCADAIIYVGDGRFHLEAAMIANPKLQAFRYDPYEKKLTEEFYNHEKMLNNRLMAIKHAKETDRFGLILGTLGRQGNINVLKNLENKIKSLGKENVIILLSEIFPDKIKLFKGVDAFIQVACPRLSIDWGTAFDKPFLTPYEGAVTLNMVNFNTDKPYPMDFYASASLGSWTPNHKESDLEKQTNTCCGKCKDKT
- the LOC143345354 gene encoding neurogenin-1, which encodes MRSKVMNSDNWEEKWPKQQSQARKTVQSSRKRAEKSGLKLSKPSRGSTPRERTLRRLESNERERMRMHSLNDAFQSLREVIPHVTKERRLSKIETLTLAKNYIAALTDVICAMRNEEKTMNQQAEVAESHESSNSKTSCLNMNIPIPSKSCS